A stretch of DNA from Cannabis sativa cultivar Pink pepper isolate KNU-18-1 chromosome X, ASM2916894v1, whole genome shotgun sequence:
agtaaattcggttcacttattgaaagctcagcatatagatccatggtccccattctagttgagactatgctgcttgtaagactcaataattgatttgtaatcagtcaattataattctaaagttagactatgtctaatttgtgaattttcactaagcaggggtgaaattgtaaagaaaagagattctaggtttatttattaattaagagactctatatgtctaattaacaattaaattaaatgacaatattatttaataatctattgtagttattaaataattagttttgacatttaaatgattagaattggaaaattggcgtttttgagaaaatagaaataaaaattgtgaaaactgcaaaatccaagtgaggcccaataacacattggccggccacttagtgagttttttccaattaatatttttattattttaatgtcaaataattactaacctaaacctagtagttgcctataaatagaaagggATGGCTCAGTTCAAAATAacctttttctcaaaaaatcaaagattgcctttttcagaaaaactgagccttccacttctctctctatagccgaccctatacctctctcttttcctcttcataatttcgaacccttagtgatagagtagtgcccacacacagcaagtggtacctcaatcatagattggaagactgtgaaggatcacacacaaagagaaggacattcgggctcagatcttgataatactatgcgacagaaaggatacaagggttagagatctgagtggaaggagacattattccgctgcaaccaatgtaaggttttcttaactttatatgtgtttaattatcgttttagaaagttcatatttagggtgttaaacaacatacttgtgagtagatctaagatcctggtaaaataaattccaacacaattctctctaaaggatCTTGGCAAGCTTCATGAAGAGATGAGAGGAGAAGAAACATTAGGCTTAGCAAAAGTCACGTGGTGGTGGAGGGCTTTGTTTTGTTCATAGATTTTgttatcatatatatttatatatgattaaAAGGCGTGAGTTAATAGAATAGAAGAAAGAAGCAGTAGGCGGCTGCTCCAGGGGACGCCAAAAaaaagcaagaaaaaaaaaaggaaaatgaagaaaaatagaaaaagaaaaagagagagttttatttagggttttaatttagtatttttattttaagattgGAAAAGATCaacaggaagaagaagaggatttTGGCAAAGAAAGCTTGGAGTATTGTGACAACTCCAATAtgggtttttcttttcatcCTTCTCTTATTtggattttgtaatttttgcacaatTAAGTAtgagctaatttttttttttgctagaattattttgttggctaaaaattgtgatttaatattttgttgtcatgtttagtgaattgattttgttcattcaagagtGTTTATTGTGTAATAgcttacttttgcttgatcGTCATTAGTAAGTTGCAAGCTAATcttaattttggaaaaaataggattagtggaattgcttgaatgatgcatgaatatcaccttggaaaagtgtgatTTGTAAATGGCATAGGAATATGGGATTTATCATGTATGACTTGAAAGAATTGTGCTTAAATtggtattcttaaaattaattggtcataggaatatgttaattaattagagaatcaaACCATAAATACTTTGGAAAAAGGATTATGACATCTTAAATTCCTAGTTGACATTATCAATTTACAATAATACTCATTAGCACAATTATATCAACTTTGCACTTTTAGGCCAATTTAATAATTCTAGCTTGTTTTCTTCTTAtagtttgtgtttgttaatttttaaatattctcatcactttattttatttttgtttaaaccaatttgtgagtaattagttttataaattgatttccaattttcaatccctgtggagacgatactcgatttatcactttattacttattacgattgcgtacacttgcgtatacaattttcacaacaagccCCGAGCACCCAGCACCCAGATTGACAGatcgcccaagttgacaatctATCAATTTGGGCGCCTTCTAAGTATTTGATTGGAGATTCGAATTTTGTATCTACTTCGTCTTCATCAAAAATGAGGAGACAAATCCTTTCGGAGAAGAAACAACAATTTCTAAGTGACAAAAACAGGGACCAGCGCCCAAGTTAACACCTGGGGCTAGCCTTGTGACCAAGTTGACATTTCGTCAACCTAGGCCATTTTAATTGTAGCTTTTCGAGAACAATTCCAAGCATCTTCTTCGTTTTCAGAAAATattaagattcaactatttCCAGGGACCAAACAAAATTTTCGAAGGGCCAAAAGGGGGACcaagtgcccaggttgacatattgtcaacctAGGCTAAGTTCAGCAAAAAAACTTCTGGGCATTTTTCTGTCATCAaaataatgaagattcaaaCAAACTCGAAAAGAAAACCACAATCCTGAGGCGCTGGAAACAGGGCCCAACGCCCAGGTTAACCTGATGTTGGGCCTTATGACTAGATTGACAATTGACCTGGGTCGCTGCCTTCAATTGctcaaatgtcaaatctaatgcGACCATTGAATCCCAAAGGTCAAACAGGGTAGGAGACCTCATCCTCAAGTTTAGAATCCTTGGAAGTATAAAAAATGAAATCCCGAGAGCTCGGGAGTAAGTAcctagcgcccaggttgacaaatgGTCTGGTGCGTTATATTCTGCTTATCTAAATCTGATGTCGTTTTGACCGTCTATCAAGTTTTTCACAATGACAAAGATATATGAAGTTAGAGAAGTTAAATTCACAACTTTGCGTTTTTCATTTCCAACTCACTTGAAAATGAAGAGTTTCGAGTCTCTCATTTCCGTAGATAGCAAAATCTTCGAGAATTGGTGACCAACTTCCCTAGAACGCAGAAACATGCTAAGTGGTatcaaaatatcacttaggcatcTTAAAGTATATCCTTTGGACGTTTTTACACTTACCCAACGTCCAGGCTGACGTTATATGTCAACCTGGTCCCTGTGATGTCAACCTGGTCGTTGGGTCATAAACTGCCTTCAGTAAAACAGCCATAATTCACTCAATTTTGATCTACTTAACGCGATTAAACTTGCATTCCAAAGCTAATTCAATGCTCTATCAAGTCATGTCTCACACTATAGATGTAATTCTGAAGCTATCGTTGTCAAAATTCACTCCTAAGGGAATTACGAAAATAAGCTCCGAGTTACCTGCAGCGAAACTTGTCGAGCTCCAAAAAAGGCCTCACTACCAAGAGCTAATTTTCTCCGTTAGATCATCATCAACGgtcaaaaacatcttatttgTATTTTTGCCCTATTTTTGTGAACTTCCTGCGCCTATAAAAGGAGAGTTCACTTAACTCATTTTTCACATTCAAAAAATTACTCACAAGGTCAGAGCTTCTCTTTCTAaattttctctctctagaaactAGAACTTAAACACCTTGTCTTTTTTCTGTAATTCTCATGAGAAATAAAATCTCGAAATAGACATAGCTCCATTACCATCGCGACATGGGGAGTAAACTACTACAAATTTAATGTCTTtctaaattatttacttaactTATTAATCATCTCACCAATCTAGCAAGCTGATGTTAGCCACTTTTCGACATCAATAAGATGTTATGTGCATTGCacgtataattaatttttttttttaattagcttCAATAAGATGATGTTAAGTGCAAtacatgtatgtttaatttttttaattaggtaacatatctaataatacatatattgtAATTTACTTATTCTTAACCAAAACTCAGATAACGAAATTTGAGCGTGTCTTTATATAGGTTGGATTCGTAAATTTGATATAAAggttttttatttctaaactttaCAAAAAATATGGTGTGTgaattcaatttaaaatataaaataaataataataaagttaaaaatatttataatattttaaatttaaatttctttatataaaatatttatataatttgtcattttattttaatttaaagttaaaccaaaaaatttaaaaataagattaaaaatatcaataacattttaggtattttaaataaaaataaaattttatttatataaaatatctatataatttttattattaaatatatataataatattataaaattaataaaaaatattttgttaaataataggATATTTTGTTAAAGGTAACATAAAAACCAAAAAAGTATGGTTAAAACAAAAATTCTGTTACAtagcacactttatatagattAGATATATTCATTTGGTCTTGTTATTAGTTGATTTTCTTTTTCCAATTATTTTCCTTTGGAAATCATTATATATCTTCTACTTGGTTATATCAAATTTATGTTACACAactaaaagttaaataaataattaagtagatacatattgtgaatattattattacatgATACACATCCATTTACAGCAACAGtaaatgtttttaaaaaaagaatgtcAATCCAAATACACCCAGAAACTTTCTCGGTTCAAACTCGTCAAGAAGCATACTACCATAGCAAATAATCCACAATCAACAACAGCTATATGATCACCCATCCATTACAAAACAACTAGTCCATCTGGAGCATGCACCCAAGCTATGCATGCAGCAACAAAAAGTTAACaaggaaaataaattatcaaatgTGCCCATGTGTTGCATCAATGTAAATAGGGATATCAATGTCATGTATATGTGTATTGTAAGTAGATAAATGAGTGCATGTATGCATGCATATGTGATGTATGGACTGATTTTACAAGCTGAAAGTCCTGTTAGAGGTTTATCACTTATAATACTTGCACTACCATCTTAGAATTatataaaatggagaaaaaAAATCACCAACAACCCTTCATCATCTAGCATTTTCGCTAAAAGATTTATTCAATCAATCCAAGAGAATGCTgaattcaaattttattaaatttcccTAAAGAGCTAACAACATTTAAATTCAACAATGGACATATGCTACACAACCTCTCCCTCCCTCATCATCTAGCATTTTCGCAAAAAGATTTATTTATCAAAGAGAATCCGGAATTCAAACTTCATTTGAAATGCTCTTGTGATTCAACAATGGAGATATGCTACACTGCCACCTCCCTCCCTCATCATCTAGCATTTTCACTAAAAGATTTATGAAAGAGAAGGTGGAATTAAAATGTCATTAAAACTGCTCTAGTGAACTGACATTTAAATTTGACAATGAAGATATGCTACACAGTTCCCTTAGTCCCTCCCTCAATAAAACAGAACAGAACAGATCCTAAAGGTATCCAATCACAGAACCCAGCTTATGATGCACAGAGCAAATTTACATAGCATAAATGATAACGGTATCTTGTGAAGGAAAAAGAAAGGCCTACAACTTGATTGCTTACTTCAACACAAGGAAATTAAAAGCAGTATTAATCGCATAGAGGAACAAAGAGAACTGggcaattaaaataaaaaatgccaCTAAGAAGTTTTGGAGAATAGATAAATGCATACCATTTTTTATGACTATCAATCAAGCACCAGTGTCTTTGGCCTTGACAATGATAACTGGGCTTTGGGCATGATTGGTGCAATAGTTGCTTACACTTCCCAAGAACATCCTAAACAAATACAAACCATACTTAAGCATAATGAAGAAGCATTTCGCGATTAAAGTTCATACTTTTGGACCACTTGATGAGGTTACAAACAACTTGAGATTGAAATGCAAAGCGCATAAAGTATGATAACTCTCTTATACAGTGAGTAAAAGTTGTAACCTTTTAATGGGACCAAAAGCACGGGATCCCATCACAAGAAGATCAGCATTCAACTTCTCAACAGCTTCACAAATTTTCTCCTTCGGGTCGCCAATAACAACTTCCGTTTTCACATTCCCCTGCTATTTATATGTAAACAATAAAAACACTTTCAATACTCGAAACTTCAATAAAACAAAAGCAAATGAATTATATTAAAGCAAAATAgatactcaaaaaaaaaattacattcttCTCAGCACAAATCTTGAGAGCGTGATCAAACACAGCCTCCGTGATTCGCCTCTGATGCGCCTCGATTGCTGCAGTGATCGCCGGAACCTCCAAATCACCTGAAATCCCATCCCCCAAACAAAAATTGTAATTACTACATAcccaaaaagagaaaagaaaacatAATAATCACCAATTTGTACTAATTTGCAAAAGAATACGCTTAACTGGGTCCACCAAAAGGAATGGCTCCGGGATTAAGACCAGCGGCGATGGTCGGTGGGGACTGGACATGAAGTATGACGAAGAAACCACCGGCggaagaggaatcagattctgAATCAGGGGCTCGGAGCTTGAGATTGTCTAGGGCCCATTTCAAGGCGCCCATGCTCTCCTCGCTGCCATCGACGGCCACGATCACGCAACGTAGGTTACCAGAAGCCATGACTTTATTTCGATTGACTCTGCGTTTTTCTGACCCTGCCCAAAATTAAACTATAAAGAATTGGGAAGGaggaagtatatatataaatatttgggttatatataatattgtagCAAAAGGAAGGAGTAGTATATTGACTCCTGTGGCGTGCCAAAAGGCAGTGGGGTTGATTATTGATTGAGTTTGAGTTATGGAGATACGAAGACGAGCTACTAGTAGTACTCCGCGAGTCCACCATTATTACCGGGGCAGACTGCCTATTGACTACTTGTTGTAAGAAGAGGATTCTCACTCACTGAACAATCAAGCCGggaatttgtatttttatggttcttaaattgtaaatttgtaaaaatatgtttatttcaTTTGATAATACACCTTTACTTCCCTAGTTTATTGTTGGGAATTTTAATGATTATCTCTCTCTATGTCTAGTAGGAATAGTAATTCGAATCCCCTTGCTTATGCTAAGAGCCGTCTTAAACATTTTAAAGATTctgtttcaattttaaattttaggcccctaataaaaaaaattgttataaatattaataattatgtggatgtccaaatcttttatttattagcatgaattgtaatcaacattcatcttttccttagtttccctttttcttagtttcttaatatctcactcttgtatttgtataaataggggttcaccctattggaataaacaactcaaaaattctcattcactttctctttctctcttcatcttcttcttctttcttctcatctactttatattattttatattattttataacacgttatcagcacgagtctctgcccaagcttcaagcatgaatctctgcctaagacccaatgtaagtatttagttaaagttcttgaattgtttcaaagtcacgatacactaaatatatatttatatatatactcatctgactgaaacaatttcaagaatcatttggtttcctttttctttttatctatatatctatatattatatatgtatgtatatgtttttatatatttattattaatttcatatatatattatgttcttatcattcataatatttacaatatatgtgtgcctatgatgtgatagagaaaatctatataaattatacatatatccaaaagattatgtattatcgataaaatattgcatatatcctaaagattatgcatcatcgataaaatattgcatatatcctgaagattttgcatcatcgataaaat
This window harbors:
- the LOC115717605 gene encoding universal stress protein PHOS34 isoform X2 gives rise to the protein MASGNLRCVIVAVDGSEESMGALKWALDNLKLRAPDSESDSSSAGGFFVILHVQSPPTIAAGLNPGAIPFGGPSDLEVPAITAAIEAHQRRITEAVFDHALKICAEKNGNVKTEVVIGDPKEKICEAVEKLNADLLVMGSRAFGPIKRMFLGSVSNYCTNHAQSPVIIVKAKDTGA
- the LOC115717605 gene encoding universal stress protein PHOS34 isoform X1, with translation MASGNLRCVIVAVDGSEESMGALKWALDNLKLRAPDSESDSSSAGGFFVILHVQSPPTIAAGLNPGAIPFGGPSDLEVPAITAAIEAHQRRITEAVFDHALKICAEKNQGNVKTEVVIGDPKEKICEAVEKLNADLLVMGSRAFGPIKRMFLGSVSNYCTNHAQSPVIIVKAKDTGA